The DNA region ATTAATGGTATTGCTTTTAGGTATTGGGCTCTCCGGTTTCTTTGCTTACCGATTGATGAGAGATGTCACACTGCCAATATCACATATGGTTAGCGTGGTTGACCGTATACGTCGCGGACATTTAGATGTACGAATTGAAGGAAAACTGCATGGCGAATTAGATACGCTAAAAAGTGGCATCAACGCCATGGCGATGTCCTTATCCGAATATCATGTAGAAATGCAGCATAGCATCGATCAAGCCACTTCCGATTTACGTGAAACCTTAGAACAACTCGAAATTCAAAATATTGAACTCGATATCGCCAAAAAACGCGCTCAAGAAGCCGCACGAGTGAAATCTGAATTTTTAGCCAACATGTCCCACGAACTTCGTACTCCTCTCAATGGTGTTATTGGTTTTACAAGGCAAATATTGAAAACAGATTTAACCGCAAACCAAGTTGATTATTTACAAACTATTGAACGCTCAGCGCAAAATTTATTGTCTATTATCAATGACATTCTTGATTTTTCTAAACTTGAAGCTGGAAAACTATTACTAGAAAACATTCCATTCGATGTCCAAGAATCGCTCGATGAAGTAGTCAGTTTACAGGCACCAAGTGCACATGAAAAAGGACTAGAAATAACCCTTAGAATTGATCCAAACATTCCACAAGGGATGGTCGGTGATCCATTACGTATTCAACAAATATTAACCAACTTAGTCGGTAATTCGATCAAATTCACCGAACGAGGCAATATCGACATTGCCGCTGAATTACGATCAATCAAAGAAAATAAAGTCGAAGTTCAATTCATTGTTAGAGATACAGGCATTGGTATCTCAGAGCGCCAACAGGCACAATTATTCCAAGCTTTTAGCCAAGCAGATGCGAGCATTTCACGCCGCTATGGTGGTACAGGGTTAGGCCTAGTTATCACTCAAAACTTAGTCAGCCAAATGGGCGGAGAAATAGGCCTAACGAGCCGACTACACCAAGGATCAACATTCTGGTTTAATGTGACCTTCCAAACTTCGAATATGCCTTTAGCACCACAGTTGGATACTTCACCTTTAATCGGGAAATCCGTCCTGCTGATTGAACCTAATATGCAATCAGCTGCAATCATAGAACAACAGCTAACCCAAGCCGGTATGCACGTGACATACCAAGCACAGTTTCCTGAAGACAATGCGAACCCTGAAAACAATACAACTTATAATATTGTGCTGCTTAACTTGCCACCAACACTACAATATTCACAAGGTGACATGTTTAATTTAGTTCAAAAAGGCTTAGCATTAACTTCGCACCTTATTTTAGGTCTACCAAGCACCGAATTAGCTCTGGCTGAAACGTTAATTAAATTATACCCAATACAATGCATTGCCAAGCCCATCGTTCGCCGTAAGTTATTACAACTCATGCTGCCAAACCAAGCCCAATCAACCTTACTTGCTTCCCCAGAGCTGATTCAAAATGAAAAATTGCCGATGCGAGTTATGGCGGTCGACGATAACCCGGCAAATTTAAAATTGATCTTTGCGCTGCTTGAAGAACAAGTTGAATATATCACAACCTGCAGTAA from Vibrio casei includes:
- the barA gene encoding two-component sensor histidine kinase BarA — its product is MTSYGLRARVITLTLAPTLIIGLLLSAFFTLNRYNDLENQLITSGTDIIEPLAIASEYGMTQQSREAVRRLISYAHRKHSDIVRSIAVFDSHHELFVTSNFHPNFQSLTFDKSKPIPLLSTIEHSESNPSVMILRSPILAEGQFIDPNGKEIDPNQPLGYIAIELDMSSLRLQQYQEIFSALMVLLLGIGLSGFFAYRLMRDVTLPISHMVSVVDRIRRGHLDVRIEGKLHGELDTLKSGINAMAMSLSEYHVEMQHSIDQATSDLRETLEQLEIQNIELDIAKKRAQEAARVKSEFLANMSHELRTPLNGVIGFTRQILKTDLTANQVDYLQTIERSAQNLLSIINDILDFSKLEAGKLLLENIPFDVQESLDEVVSLQAPSAHEKGLEITLRIDPNIPQGMVGDPLRIQQILTNLVGNSIKFTERGNIDIAAELRSIKENKVEVQFIVRDTGIGISERQQAQLFQAFSQADASISRRYGGTGLGLVITQNLVSQMGGEIGLTSRLHQGSTFWFNVTFQTSNMPLAPQLDTSPLIGKSVLLIEPNMQSAAIIEQQLTQAGMHVTYQAQFPEDNANPENNTTYNIVLLNLPPTLQYSQGDMFNLVQKGLALTSHLILGLPSTELALAETLIKLYPIQCIAKPIVRRKLLQLMLPNQAQSTLLASPELIQNEKLPMRVMAVDDNPANLKLIFALLEEQVEYITTCSNGAEAVERASQESYDIILMDIQMPHMDGVTACENIKKTHLNANTPVIAVTAHAIEGERERLLKAGMDDYLSKPIEEHILHQILIHWNPYTEIGTIEKLSLPDDRQNVVATSQKDSAVLNWDMALKQSANKIDLAKDMLNMLIKFLPEVNQVVNQTLNAPGKPNEALLNIIHKLHGSCAYCGVPKLQSLCATIETELRSNCAIEDIEPELFELQDEIEKVQEAAKPYLV